One Halobacterium wangiae genomic window, GTTCCTCGGACTCGCGTTCGGCGCACTCGGCGTCGTCTCGTTCCCCCTCGAAATCGCCCTCGCTGTCGTCGTCGCCGCGGAGGTCGGTGCGAAACTCGGGATGGCCGCGGTCGCCTGTCTCGGAACGGCCACCCACGAGGGGCTGGGCTCGCAGTTCACCGAGCGCGCGAGCGAGGCCGACCTCCTCCCCGCCGCCGTCGTCGCGGTCCCCGCCGTCGCGCTCTCGTGGCCGTCGCCGGTCGCCAGTGGGGCGCTCGCCGGCGCCGTCGCGGTGAGTCTGCTCGCGCTCTGGTGGGTCCGCCGCCTCCTCGGGGGCGTGAGCGGGGACGCGTTCGGCCTCGTCAACGAGGTCGGTCGCGTCGCCGGCCTCCACGCGGGGGTGATCGTGTGGACGCTCTCCTGATGTGCGGCGGGCGGGGCACCCGCCTCGACGCCGGCGTCGAGAAGCCGCTGTTCGACGTCGGCGGCCGGCCGATGGTCGACCGGGTGCGCGACGCGCTCGACGCGAGCCGCGTCGACACCACCTACGCTGTCGTCTCCCCGCACGCGCCCGCGACCCGGGACCACGTCGCCGCCGACCTGCCGGTCGTCGAGACGCCCGGCGAGGGCTACGTCGCGGACCTCTCCAGCGCGCTCGAACGCGTCGAGACGCCGGTGCTCACCGTCGCAGCGGACCTCCCGCTGCTGGAGGGCGACGTGGTGGACGCGGTTCTGGACCACGCCGACGGGTCGACGAGCGTCCGCGTCCCCCGGGCGCTGAAGGAGGCCCTCGGCGCGAGTTGTAACGGCGACGCCGCGTGGGTACCGACCGGGCTAAACGTCGTCGGCGACGACGAGGACAGCGTGTACCGGAGCTACGACGCTCGCCTCGCGGTCAACGTGAACCGGCGTGCGGACGCCGAACTCGCCGAGCGACTGCTCGCCGCGTGGGAGGTGAGCGATGGACCCTGACTCGGTCCGGGACGCAGACCGGGTCCCCCACGGTGGCAGCGACGACCCGGACGTCCTGGACTTCAGCGCGAACGTCAACCCCCGCGTTCCGGACGGCGTGCGCGAGGTGTACGACGCGGCGCTCGACGACGCGACGCGTTACCCGAACGACGCCTACCCGGACTACCGCGCGGCCGCAGCAGAGTACGTCGACTGTGCCCCCGAGCAGGTGGTGCCGACCCCGGGCGGTCTCGCTGGCATCCGCCTCGCAGTCGGGACGCGCGTCGGACCCGGCGACAGCGTC contains:
- the cobS gene encoding adenosylcobinamide-GDP ribazoletransferase, translated to MVLTALRGALGFLTRLPVGHGGESWQAFRGSPWAFPLAGYAVGALLAVPLLALRTPAPGTTVAFAYVAWVVAVTGINHLDGVADVGDAAVVHGDRADRHAVLKDSAVGVGAAAAIALVFLGLAFGALGVVSFPLEIALAVVVAAEVGAKLGMAAVACLGTATHEGLGSQFTERASEADLLPAAVVAVPAVALSWPSPVASGALAGAVAVSLLALWWVRRLLGGVSGDAFGLVNEVGRVAGLHAGVIVWTLS
- a CDS encoding NTP transferase domain-containing protein — translated: MCGGRGTRLDAGVEKPLFDVGGRPMVDRVRDALDASRVDTTYAVVSPHAPATRDHVAADLPVVETPGEGYVADLSSALERVETPVLTVAADLPLLEGDVVDAVLDHADGSTSVRVPRALKEALGASCNGDAAWVPTGLNVVGDDEDSVYRSYDARLAVNVNRRADAELAERLLAAWEVSDGP